Proteins encoded within one genomic window of Bacillus sp. F19:
- a CDS encoding UPF0158 family protein translates to MSIQVKLKDIVEEMEIQFEESRSLLNIKTGEIVLVTSDDLRAVEDEKPVDHLPEWQQEIIMVANDVVENFENYIELPTKYEVNEYEIMEDYCLTVSDRRKQDSLLRAIKGKGAFRRFKDKVIDFGIEDQWYSYRDERFKQIATEWCQNNNVNYIE, encoded by the coding sequence ATGAGTATTCAAGTAAAGCTTAAAGATATAGTTGAAGAAATGGAAATACAATTTGAAGAGTCTCGTTCATTACTAAATATTAAAACAGGTGAAATAGTTCTAGTAACATCTGATGATTTGAGAGCTGTTGAAGATGAAAAACCAGTTGATCATTTACCTGAATGGCAACAAGAAATTATAATGGTTGCGAATGATGTTGTTGAAAACTTTGAAAATTACATAGAGTTACCAACTAAATATGAAGTTAATGAATATGAAATCATGGAAGACTATTGCCTAACGGTTAGTGATCGACGTAAACAAGATTCTTTATTAAGGGCAATTAAGGGAAAGGGTGCCTTTAGAAGATTTAAGGATAAAGTAATAGATTTTGGAATTGAAGATCAATGGTATTCTTATCGTGACGAGCGTTTTAAACAAATTGCAACAGAATGGTGTCAGAATAATAACGTAAATTATATTGAATAG
- a CDS encoding DUF3916 domain-containing protein has protein sequence MGINIPENMNVLGLKEEITDEDGEIYKGDIWFIGELE, from the coding sequence ATGGGAATAAATATCCCCGAAAATATGAATGTTTTAGGATTAAAAGAAGAAATAACTGATGAAGATGGGGAAATTTATAAAGGGGATATTTGGTTTATAGGTGAATTAGAGTAA
- a CDS encoding GNAT family N-acetyltransferase, producing MKIIKQWKQEDSDYIRKKVIEHNLKNLSDEEKTPSENISFVVKNEKEEIVGGVTATTFWHHLHIDFLWVSEEYRHEGYGSKLMKHIEEFAIEKDCRLINLDTFSFQAPDFYKKHGYKVIGVSKDHPKGHNHYYLEKRI from the coding sequence ATGAAAATAATAAAACAATGGAAACAAGAAGATAGTGATTACATAAGAAAAAAAGTGATTGAACATAACCTAAAAAATCTTTCAGATGAAGAAAAAACTCCTTCGGAAAATATTAGTTTTGTAGTGAAAAATGAAAAAGAAGAAATAGTAGGAGGAGTAACGGCGACAACATTCTGGCACCACTTACACATTGACTTTCTGTGGGTTTCTGAAGAATATAGACACGAAGGCTATGGTAGCAAGTTGATGAAACATATTGAAGAATTTGCAATTGAAAAAGATTGTCGACTGATAAACTTGGATACATTTAGTTTTCAAGCTCCAGATTTCTATAAGAAGCATGGATATAAAGTGATAGGAGTAAGTAAAGATCATCCTAAAGGACATAATCATTACTATTTGGAAAAAAGAATATAA
- a CDS encoding YciI family protein codes for MIFLCMGYFNPEKMDARPKEEIDAVMGECQPHLEEFYKKGQVIIDAGLELETKCLSRVNGNVTVTDGPFKETKELIGSVFLIEAKDIEEAIQIVTLHPTTQVSKGEEFGFRIEIRPVHYFKKSE; via the coding sequence ATGATATTTCTATGTATGGGTTATTTTAATCCGGAAAAAATGGACGCCCGTCCAAAAGAAGAGATTGATGCTGTTATGGGAGAATGTCAGCCCCACCTAGAGGAATTCTACAAGAAAGGTCAAGTGATAATAGATGCTGGTCTTGAATTGGAGACAAAATGCTTGAGTCGGGTAAACGGAAACGTAACGGTTACTGATGGACCTTTTAAAGAAACCAAAGAATTGATTGGGAGTGTATTCCTAATAGAAGCAAAAGACATTGAAGAAGCCATTCAGATTGTCACACTGCATCCGACAACACAAGTGAGTAAGGGAGAGGAATTTGGCTTTCGTATTGAAATTCGTCCTGTACACTATTTCAAGAAGAGCGAATGA
- a CDS encoding amidohydrolase: protein MADIVFINGQVVTADSSNRIAEAVAITGNRIVAVGQNEKIKNLITDAAAVIDLKGKSLLPGFIDSHLHITLHGTNKLAINCKEPQMKSLDDIFDKLKRKAQQTPKGEWIRAWGFNETTIAEQRYPTRIELEEISSDHPIMIMRTCAHHSIVNSQALKIAGINEKTPDPPGGKFDRDCYGNLNGFLIETAHMQMLNAAKYSEMELRKGIALASDHYLEAGDTSIHDAGGNDADSLRAMQLAVQAGEVKVRIYAMLSSLNHSAKYVRRITDSGMVTGLGNEYFKIGPAKVFTDGASSVPTMATREPYTSNPNESGVLYYDQNELNEVLGKAHKKGFQITAHAQGDRAIDMLLTCMETALKEFPRDNHRHRIEHGGLSMPDLIKRMKKLNVIPIPNPNFFYEFGDAYIKHIGERVNQMYPLRDLLDSGLVVACGSDNPVSDHNPLLGIHCAVNRRSMSGQEAGLSQRVDVLEAIKMYTWNGAYASFEEEIKGSIEPGKLADLVVLDQEILTIPTEHIKELNVESTIIDGKFVYQSETSNLSYN, encoded by the coding sequence ATGGCCGATATCGTCTTTATAAATGGCCAAGTTGTTACAGCAGATTCTAGCAACCGAATTGCAGAAGCTGTAGCGATAACGGGCAACCGAATTGTTGCGGTAGGTCAGAACGAGAAAATTAAAAACTTGATTACAGATGCTGCAGCTGTAATTGATCTAAAAGGAAAGAGCTTGCTGCCTGGATTTATTGACTCTCATTTACATATTACTCTGCATGGTACGAACAAACTGGCAATCAATTGCAAAGAACCTCAAATGAAATCATTGGACGATATTTTTGATAAATTAAAACGCAAAGCACAGCAAACACCTAAGGGAGAATGGATACGCGCATGGGGGTTTAATGAGACAACCATTGCTGAACAACGCTATCCCACAAGAATAGAACTTGAAGAAATTTCTTCTGACCACCCTATTATGATTATGAGAACTTGTGCTCATCACTCGATAGTAAACAGCCAAGCTCTCAAAATCGCTGGAATAAACGAGAAAACACCTGACCCGCCAGGCGGAAAATTTGATCGTGACTGTTACGGAAACCTGAACGGTTTCTTAATTGAAACAGCTCATATGCAGATGTTAAACGCAGCCAAGTATAGTGAAATGGAGCTTAGAAAGGGAATTGCGTTAGCTTCAGATCACTACTTGGAAGCAGGAGACACAAGCATTCATGATGCCGGCGGAAATGATGCAGACAGTCTTAGAGCAATGCAATTGGCCGTTCAGGCAGGCGAGGTTAAAGTGCGAATCTACGCCATGCTGTCTTCCCTTAACCATTCGGCCAAATATGTAAGAAGGATTACGGATTCCGGCATGGTAACAGGACTTGGGAATGAGTATTTTAAAATAGGGCCTGCGAAGGTATTTACCGATGGGGCAAGCAGTGTTCCGACAATGGCTACAAGAGAGCCTTATACAAGCAATCCAAATGAATCCGGAGTCCTTTACTATGATCAGAATGAGCTGAATGAAGTCCTTGGAAAAGCTCATAAAAAAGGATTTCAAATAACAGCTCACGCTCAGGGAGACCGTGCTATAGACATGCTTCTTACATGTATGGAAACGGCTCTAAAAGAATTTCCGCGAGATAACCACCGCCACCGAATCGAACATGGCGGGCTTTCTATGCCAGACCTTATTAAACGGATGAAAAAGTTAAATGTCATTCCCATTCCGAATCCAAACTTCTTTTACGAATTTGGTGATGCATACATTAAGCATATAGGTGAGCGGGTGAATCAAATGTATCCATTGCGGGATTTATTGGATTCAGGGTTAGTCGTTGCCTGTGGATCGGACAACCCTGTGTCAGATCATAATCCTCTTCTTGGAATTCATTGTGCAGTGAATAGACGTTCCATGTCCGGTCAGGAGGCAGGTTTAAGTCAGCGGGTTGATGTTCTTGAAGCAATAAAAATGTACACCTGGAATGGGGCTTATGCAAGTTTTGAAGAAGAAATCAAAGGCAGTATTGAGCCTGGAAAACTGGCAGATTTAGTTGTACTGGATCAAGAAATCCTGACTATACCCACTGAACACATAAAAGAACTGAATGTCGAATCTACCATTATTGACGGAAAATTTGTCTATCAAAGTGAAACTTCTAATCTCTCTTATAACTAA
- a CDS encoding DUF3311 domain-containing protein, which translates to MKPIYLLGLVPFIGMLGLLPIVNRVTPYVLGVPFILFWIVMWVLLTSGIMLIIFKLDPANKEGDFE; encoded by the coding sequence ATGAAACCGATTTATCTGTTAGGATTGGTACCGTTTATTGGGATGCTTGGGCTATTGCCCATAGTCAATAGGGTTACTCCTTATGTGCTGGGCGTTCCGTTTATTCTGTTTTGGATTGTCATGTGGGTACTGCTCACTTCCGGCATTATGCTCATAATATTCAAACTGGATCCTGCAAATAAGGAAGGTGATTTTGAATGA